Proteins from a single region of Candidatus Zixiibacteriota bacterium:
- a CDS encoding M3 family oligoendopeptidase → MTTATKIPAAPRWDLDSLFPGGSKSLEFRVFRQKTKDGLAEASRQLSVLPATLDTGNHAAWTRFILLFQSLGEQIEVIRGFGGCLIAADVSDHEGHAIVGEGDLLVSEWEKLKTGLEALAAKQSDSAWQQLVGNPELAPVQFYLNELRTNARDRMPLELESLALELGVNGYHAWNRLYDKMAGDLRVEMEVDGQTKTMSLGQLAILMNHTDRSVRQRAFEKMTDAWKSRADLAAMALNAQGGFRLSLYKKRGWNSFLKEPLKMNRLSEASLDAMWHVVGRETRRLAPYIDAKKMLLGIDKFRWYDEFVPCGQADRIYSYDEAGQFIVDNVRTFSPHMADFYRMALDKRWIEAEDRAGKAGGAFCIHLPTFKQSRIFMTYAGTYDNLSTLAHELGHAYHGYTLKDQPFLTTMYPMGLAETASIFSEMLVNDAALAQADNPQEKLMLLDQILQQAYVFFTDIQCRYLFDRSFYTERASGVVGKDRLCELMVEAQRKSFNGLLDESGYHPYFWCSKLHFFITDTPFYNFPYAFGFLFAGGVYARAKQEGGSFARNYLALLQDTGRMTTEEAAKKHLGVDLTKEEFWLNAVDRSLAQVEKFVVMAGSATS, encoded by the coding sequence ATGACCACCGCCACCAAGATCCCCGCCGCCCCCAGATGGGACCTCGACTCGCTCTTTCCCGGAGGAAGTAAATCACTGGAATTCCGCGTCTTTCGCCAGAAAACCAAAGATGGTCTGGCCGAGGCTTCCCGCCAGCTTAGCGTACTTCCGGCTACTCTGGATACAGGCAACCATGCTGCCTGGACGAGATTCATTCTTCTGTTTCAATCCCTCGGCGAGCAGATCGAAGTGATCCGTGGTTTCGGCGGCTGTCTGATCGCGGCCGATGTCTCCGACCACGAGGGGCACGCTATCGTCGGCGAGGGGGACCTGCTGGTCTCTGAATGGGAGAAGCTGAAAACCGGTCTCGAAGCGCTCGCCGCCAAACAAAGTGACAGCGCTTGGCAGCAGCTTGTCGGCAACCCGGAACTTGCGCCCGTTCAGTTCTATCTGAACGAGCTTCGCACCAACGCCCGCGACCGGATGCCACTCGAACTCGAATCGCTCGCGCTCGAACTGGGTGTGAATGGCTACCACGCCTGGAACCGGCTCTATGACAAGATGGCCGGAGATTTGCGGGTCGAGATGGAGGTAGATGGTCAGACCAAGACTATGTCGCTTGGACAACTTGCGATCCTGATGAACCACACTGACCGTTCCGTCCGCCAGAGGGCATTTGAGAAGATGACCGACGCTTGGAAATCCCGCGCCGATCTAGCGGCGATGGCGCTCAACGCGCAGGGCGGCTTCCGGTTGTCACTCTATAAGAAGCGGGGTTGGAACTCGTTTCTGAAAGAGCCGCTCAAGATGAACCGTCTGAGCGAGGCCTCCCTCGATGCCATGTGGCACGTGGTAGGGCGCGAGACAAGGCGCCTGGCGCCGTATATAGATGCCAAGAAGATGCTGCTCGGCATCGACAAGTTCCGCTGGTACGACGAGTTTGTGCCGTGCGGCCAGGCCGACCGGATCTATTCATACGACGAGGCCGGGCAGTTCATTGTCGATAATGTCCGCACCTTCTCGCCACACATGGCGGATTTCTATCGCATGGCGCTGGACAAACGTTGGATCGAGGCGGAGGACCGTGCCGGCAAAGCCGGGGGCGCCTTCTGCATTCATCTGCCCACATTCAAGCAGAGCCGCATCTTCATGACCTATGCCGGCACGTACGACAATCTCTCCACGCTGGCGCACGAACTCGGTCATGCCTATCACGGCTACACTTTGAAAGACCAGCCATTCCTGACCACTATGTACCCCATGGGGCTGGCGGAGACCGCGTCGATCTTCAGCGAGATGTTGGTCAACGACGCCGCACTCGCGCAGGCCGACAACCCACAGGAGAAGCTCATGCTTCTCGACCAGATACTGCAACAGGCGTATGTGTTTTTCACGGATATCCAGTGCCGATACCTGTTCGACAGATCATTTTATACCGAACGTGCTAGCGGTGTAGTCGGTAAAGACCGGCTTTGCGAGTTGATGGTCGAGGCGCAGCGAAAGTCGTTTAATGGGCTGCTGGACGAATCAGGCTACCACCCGTATTTCTGGTGTTCCAAGCTGCATTTCTTTATCACCGATACGCCGTTCTATAATTTCCCCTACGCATTCGGCTTTCTGTTTGCCGGTGGTGTATATGCGCGAGCAAAACAAGAAGGGGGCTCGTTTGCCAGAAACTACCTCGCCTTGCTTCAGGATACCGGCCGTATGACCACCGAAGAAGCGGCGAAGAAACATCTCGGTGTCGATCTGACCAAAGAAGAGTTTTGGCTAAACGCCGTCGACCGGTCGCTGGCGCAAGTAGAGAAATTCGTAGTGATGGCTGGGTCTGCAACGAGCTGA